In Promicromonospora sp. Populi, one genomic interval encodes:
- a CDS encoding alginate lyase family protein has product MQRSIPSGRTGSRVHAMAAAAATLALVATGLSWVPATADDTSDETSEVSEIGELLDLTRPDLADVAGRLAAGDESGAAAELRQHFAERTGVELPAPPANGLGDMTADELASGIFRFDGETRDFYNEAEDRIDIDWFDTWGGTESAPGGAQVLMSDFAFMPILTRAYLNESDPEARSRYATAWLEISLDFFADNPDWIQNRNLSAAKRLPHLVNTFGVFHTDPAITSGDVVTYLSGVHHTTDRLAQALQIHGGNNWYVSMARAIYTSAVYFPEFSASRGWEHFAVRSVEWFVYAYMKSDSIYREPAFNYQAYVADLINAMIRVGDVNGRTLPPAVVRAADWIADSMFATRMPNLQAPVVGDSPNANAGMAAIRTSGARNSWEDFAWVASDRTDGTTPTLGSTVYPISFAVQRSGWDPDARYMMINNQNTSYVASHRHPDDLSLVMAAYGRPLIVDPGASDYSDTETNEWLRRRTEAHNTIEVDGLSQEAGVTRATWLWRSNEGLDIYRGEAQGYQPISHDRVVYFVKPGFWIVSDALTGGTETHDYRQLWHFPGDPVTVDPDTQVATVGFDTVPGADDVAGVQLVPVGAEGTSLSPSVHEDGVAVVDNEVLTDVDYLSYDWTTEGATGLDTVVFPGPAGPAPSVTAARIDMPGVDHAVATALEVDLPSATGRFYLSREEEPSSRSFGAAATDAETAYLERDEDGALTRYSLTSGSSLVDDGESVIDASDVVSDISVELDGSTARVSLGDPFSGTLSLWAPEAEVVLVNGEPTELTRTGDVVSVALEPAFAPPPMLEEDFDEASLESTTYGPDQSSFDGWLPVEGAWDLDEDGTLAQTSTADGQAFAVQYDVPADVTITADVVPGAAGQATSRTGVAFRYHDARNYYRANVLNTRDGVQLQLVKVFNGEASVLAASALPINAGEAHTLTVSAVGKHLIATVGDTSISADDTRLPAGGAAAYTHGREAVFERLTVREALDQDHWRGVGGDVSVSSDQLRVVPTDGRARVLVSSAMPSRFSESCDYAVETTATINGIGQAGISLRDSTDSYGYRVHIGKTSQNTQYATIVREAHRSGPVTLATTSVRNRLDGPVELGAAIQGDRITVTLDGTAILEARDTVVRSGGVGLYATTASVFEDVRIAGSC; this is encoded by the coding sequence ATGCAACGGAGCATCCCCTCAGGGCGCACCGGCTCGCGCGTCCATGCGATGGCAGCGGCAGCAGCGACCCTGGCTCTCGTCGCGACGGGCCTGTCATGGGTACCGGCCACCGCAGACGACACCTCAGACGAGACCTCCGAGGTTTCTGAGATCGGTGAGCTCCTCGACCTGACTCGCCCGGATCTTGCCGACGTCGCCGGCAGGCTCGCCGCCGGCGACGAGTCAGGAGCCGCAGCGGAGCTCCGCCAGCACTTTGCCGAGCGTACGGGCGTGGAGCTGCCGGCTCCGCCGGCCAACGGCCTGGGGGACATGACAGCCGATGAGCTGGCATCCGGGATCTTCCGCTTCGACGGCGAGACGCGCGACTTCTACAACGAGGCCGAGGACCGGATCGACATCGACTGGTTCGACACGTGGGGAGGAACGGAGAGCGCCCCTGGTGGAGCACAGGTGCTCATGTCCGACTTCGCGTTCATGCCGATCCTCACGAGGGCGTACCTGAACGAGAGCGACCCGGAGGCGCGCTCCCGCTACGCGACCGCGTGGCTGGAGATCTCCCTGGACTTCTTCGCCGACAACCCGGACTGGATACAGAACCGCAATCTCTCCGCTGCCAAGCGGCTCCCGCATCTCGTCAACACCTTCGGCGTGTTCCACACTGACCCGGCCATCACCTCCGGTGACGTTGTTACCTACCTCTCGGGCGTTCACCACACGACCGACCGCCTGGCTCAGGCACTCCAGATCCACGGCGGCAACAACTGGTACGTGTCGATGGCGCGCGCCATCTACACATCAGCCGTGTACTTTCCCGAGTTCTCAGCATCCCGGGGCTGGGAGCACTTCGCAGTGCGCTCGGTGGAGTGGTTCGTTTATGCCTATATGAAGAGCGACAGCATCTACCGCGAGCCCGCCTTCAACTATCAGGCCTACGTGGCGGACCTGATCAACGCGATGATCCGAGTCGGTGACGTCAACGGGAGGACCCTGCCACCAGCCGTCGTCCGGGCAGCCGACTGGATCGCTGACAGCATGTTCGCCACGCGCATGCCAAACCTGCAGGCTCCGGTTGTGGGCGACTCGCCCAACGCCAACGCAGGTATGGCGGCGATCCGGACCAGCGGTGCACGCAACTCCTGGGAGGACTTCGCCTGGGTTGCCTCCGACCGCACTGACGGCACCACCCCGACGCTGGGATCGACGGTGTACCCCATCAGCTTCGCGGTCCAGCGCTCAGGATGGGACCCTGACGCCCGCTACATGATGATCAACAACCAGAACACCAGCTACGTCGCCTCCCATCGGCACCCTGATGACCTCAGCCTCGTGATGGCGGCCTACGGCCGGCCCCTCATCGTTGACCCTGGCGCCAGCGACTACAGCGACACCGAGACGAACGAATGGCTGCGCAGGAGGACCGAGGCTCACAACACGATCGAGGTCGACGGGCTCTCGCAGGAGGCAGGCGTCACTCGTGCCACCTGGTTATGGCGGTCCAACGAGGGTCTGGACATCTACCGTGGCGAGGCGCAGGGCTACCAGCCCATCTCCCACGACCGGGTCGTCTACTTCGTCAAGCCCGGGTTCTGGATCGTCTCCGATGCCCTGACCGGCGGTACGGAGACACATGACTACCGTCAGCTCTGGCACTTCCCCGGAGATCCGGTCACGGTGGACCCGGACACACAGGTGGCCACCGTCGGGTTCGACACAGTGCCAGGGGCCGACGACGTCGCGGGAGTGCAGCTCGTCCCCGTCGGCGCTGAGGGTACGAGCCTGAGCCCCAGCGTCCACGAGGACGGCGTCGCGGTCGTGGACAACGAGGTGCTCACCGACGTCGACTACCTGTCCTACGACTGGACCACAGAGGGGGCGACCGGCCTGGACACGGTGGTGTTCCCTGGGCCGGCTGGGCCGGCTCCTTCGGTCACGGCAGCGCGCATCGACATGCCTGGGGTGGATCACGCCGTTGCGACGGCTCTCGAGGTCGATCTGCCCTCAGCGACCGGACGCTTCTATCTCTCACGTGAGGAGGAGCCGTCGTCGAGGTCCTTCGGGGCGGCTGCCACCGACGCCGAGACCGCGTACCTCGAGCGCGACGAGGACGGTGCGCTGACGCGGTACTCGCTGACCTCAGGATCCTCGCTGGTCGACGACGGCGAGAGCGTCATCGATGCCTCCGACGTCGTCTCGGACATCAGCGTGGAGCTGGACGGCAGCACCGCCCGGGTGTCGCTCGGGGATCCCTTCAGCGGAACGCTGTCCCTCTGGGCACCCGAGGCTGAGGTGGTGCTGGTCAACGGCGAGCCCACCGAGCTCACCCGCACCGGCGACGTCGTCTCAGTCGCGCTCGAGCCGGCGTTCGCGCCACCGCCGATGCTTGAGGAGGACTTCGACGAGGCCAGCCTGGAGAGCACGACCTATGGGCCGGACCAGTCCTCGTTCGACGGCTGGCTGCCGGTGGAAGGCGCCTGGGACCTGGACGAGGACGGGACGCTGGCGCAGACCTCCACCGCTGACGGTCAGGCGTTCGCCGTGCAGTACGACGTGCCTGCCGACGTCACCATCACGGCCGACGTCGTGCCGGGAGCAGCGGGGCAGGCAACTTCCCGGACCGGTGTCGCATTCCGTTACCACGACGCCCGCAACTACTACCGAGCCAACGTGCTCAACACGCGTGACGGCGTACAGCTGCAGCTCGTGAAGGTGTTCAACGGGGAGGCGAGCGTCTTGGCCGCGAGTGCTCTTCCGATCAATGCGGGCGAAGCCCACACGCTAACGGTCTCGGCGGTCGGAAAGCATCTGATCGCGACGGTCGGCGACACGTCGATCTCGGCCGACGACACCCGCCTGCCGGCAGGCGGCGCGGCCGCCTATACGCATGGACGGGAGGCGGTGTTCGAGCGCCTCACGGTCAGGGAAGCGCTCGACCAGGACCACTGGCGCGGAGTGGGCGGTGACGTGTCGGTCAGCTCGGATCAGCTGCGGGTGGTGCCCACTGATGGCCGAGCGCGCGTCCTGGTCTCCTCGGCCATGCCCTCGCGCTTCTCCGAGTCCTGCGACTACGCCGTGGAGACCACGGCCACCATCAACGGGATCGGCCAGGCGGGCATCTCTCTTCGTGACTCCACGGACTCCTACGGGTACCGAGTCCATATCGGCAAGACCAGTCAGAACACGCAGTACGCGACGATTGTCCGGGAGGCCCACCGCTCTGGACCGGTCACGCTCGCGACGACGTCGGTCAGAAACCGGCTCGACGGCCCTGTCGAGCTTGGCGCGGCGATCCAGGGCGACCGCATCACCGTGACCCTCGATGGCACTGCGATCCTTGAGGCACGTGACACGGTGGTCCGCAGCGGCGGGGTCGGGCTCTACGCGACAACGGCGAGCGTCTTCGAGGACGTGCGTATCGCCGGCTCCTGCTGA